In a single window of the Nitrospirae bacterium YQR-1 genome:
- a CDS encoding DJ-1/PfpI family protein: KVIPDCTLDSVNAGDFDMVVLPGGMPGTLNLASDKRVTSLVADMYKAGKYTAAICAAPFVLSEAGVLNGKTATSHPSYQDKIKAAMVSKADSVVIDGKVVTSQGAGTAIEFALKLVELFCGKERAQSIQTAMVCNMV, translated from the coding sequence AAAGTAATACCCGACTGCACACTGGATAGTGTGAATGCAGGGGATTTTGATATGGTGGTCTTACCGGGAGGAATGCCCGGTACGCTAAATCTGGCCTCGGATAAAAGAGTAACATCGTTGGTTGCCGATATGTATAAAGCCGGAAAATACACTGCCGCCATATGTGCAGCACCTTTTGTGTTGTCGGAGGCCGGAGTACTAAATGGAAAAACAGCTACAAGCCATCCATCCTATCAGGATAAAATCAAAGCCGCAATGGTTTCTAAAGCAGACTCTGTTGTGATTGATGGTAAGGTGGTAACAAGCCAGGGGGCAGGGACGGCAATAGAGTTTGCGCTTAAGCTGGTAGAGCTGTTTTGTGGTAAAGAGAGGGCACAATCTATTCAGACTGCTATGGTTTGCAACATGGTGTAA
- a CDS encoding ribonuclease H-like domain-containing protein, whose product MSRLIFDIETAGFDFDTMESPLQEYFLKWAATEEEVKAAKESLSFYPNTAEVVTIGMLNPDTEKGAVYFQSAEAESFEDGGISYHPGTESDILSHFWETIKKYDAFVTFNGRVFDCPFIMVRSAVYGIKPTRELLPNRYGNEHIDLMDRLSFFGAAKRRFSLDVWCRTFGIKSPKSEGVTGYDVKDLFRSGQFEKIARYCAGDLWATRDLLLIWEKYIKFPPAK is encoded by the coding sequence ATGTCCCGTTTAATCTTTGATATAGAGACGGCTGGGTTTGACTTTGACACCATGGAAAGTCCACTTCAGGAATATTTCTTGAAGTGGGCAGCCACGGAAGAAGAGGTCAAAGCGGCAAAAGAGAGTCTTTCCTTTTATCCAAACACAGCGGAGGTGGTAACCATAGGAATGCTTAATCCTGATACTGAAAAAGGGGCGGTTTATTTTCAGTCTGCAGAGGCAGAGTCTTTTGAGGATGGCGGTATATCATATCATCCCGGCACCGAGAGTGATATTTTGTCACATTTTTGGGAAACTATAAAAAAATATGACGCCTTTGTAACTTTTAACGGCCGCGTATTTGACTGTCCTTTCATTATGGTAAGAAGCGCAGTGTATGGTATTAAACCAACTCGTGAGCTTTTGCCAAACCGCTATGGTAACGAACATATAGATTTAATGGACAGATTGAGCTTTTTTGGTGCTGCCAAAAGGAGGTTCAGCCTTGATGTGTGGTGTCGCACGTTTGGCATAAAAAGCCCGAAATCGGAAGGAGTTACAGGGTATGATGTGAAAGATTTATTCAGGTCGGGGCAGTTTGAAAAAATCGCAAGATACTGTGCCGGAGACCTGTGGGCAACACGAGACCTTCTTCTTATATGGGAAAAATATATTAAATTTCCGCCTGCAAAATAA